TTTTGGGTGTTAATGGAGAAACGGTTCCAAATAAATATTTGAAACCTTATAATGTAAGTACAATCGAATTTGGTTTCGAGAATACATTTTTCAATAACAGAGTAAGTACAGATTTGACTTTTTACCAAAAAAGAACAACAAACGATATTGCTGATGCTGATATTTCTCAAGCTTCTGGTTACAGAACTACAAAAATCAACGTGGGAGAAATCCTGAATAAAGGGATAGAATTTGCTGTGAATGTAAAAGCAGTTAAAACAAAAAATTTCTCTTGGAGCGTTGGATATAATTTTGCTTACAATGATAGTAAAGTAGTAAGTCTTTCAGACAAAATTACAACCAAATCATTAGAAGGAAACAGAGATTCAAGAGCTTCTGTAGTTTTAGAAAAAGGACAGCCTTTTGGAGTAATCAAAGCTTATGATTATTTAAGAGATTCACAAGGAAATATTGTACTTGATACAAACGGTAAATTCATGAGAGGAAATTTAATCATTGCAGGACAAGGTGTAGCGCCAACTTCAATGGGACTTTCGAATGATTTTCAATATAAAAATTTCACACTTTCAGTTTTTGTAGATGCTAAATTTGGAGGAGAAATCTACTCGGCTACAAATCAATTAGGAACTCGTTACGGATTATCAGAGCAAACACTTCCGGGACGTGAAGGCGGAGTTCAGGTATCAGGAAAAGATGTTAACGGAAATCCTGTAAACACAACAGTTTCTGCATACGATTACTGGAGAAGTTATAGTGATATAACATCAAACTTTGTTTACGATGCTGATTTCGTAAAATTAAGAGCAATCTCTTTTGCTTATAATTTCCCAAAATCGACTTTGTCTAAAACACCATTTCAAGCGGTTAGCTTAGCGTTTTCTGCTCATAATTTATGGACAATTTATGACAAAGTTCCAAACATCGATCCAGAATCAAACTATTCTAATAGTAATGCACAAGGACTTGAAAGAGCATCTATGCCTTTGACAAGAAACTATGGTGTAAGCCTTAATGTCAAATTTTAATAATAAAATTGAAAGATGAAAAATAAATTTATAAAAATATTCTGTATCGCAATTGTTGGTGCAATGACATTAACATCATGCGATAAAGGATTCGAGGAAATGAATACGAATCCAAATGCATTGACAGATCCAGCGATAAAATCTATGTTTACACTTGCTGAGATTTATGTAGACGGACAAGATTATTCTAACACAAGAGGAAACAATGCATATGCGGCTCAAATCGTTCAGCAATTTTCTTCTTTAGGCGGACCAGGTTCAAAATATACTTATTCTTCTGAATATTCAGGATCTCTTTTTGGAGAATCATACGGTAAAGGATTGAATCAAATTTTTCAATTATTATCTGTAGTACCAAACTCTCCTGAAAATAGTAATATGATTCAGGCTTGCAGAATCATGAAAGTATTCATGTTTCAAAAATTGACAGATACTTACGGTGAAATTCCTTACTTCGAAGCAGGAAAGGGATATAATGGAAATGTTTTTGCCCCAAAATATGACACACAGGAAGCTATCTACAATGACCTTTTAAAAGAATTAGATGAAGCTGGTACTGCATTGGATGCTAATAAAGCATTTGTAGGTAGCGCCGATTTGTATTACCAAAGTGATGTTGCCAAATGGAAAAAACTGGCAAACTCATTAATGTTGAGAGTTGCAATGCGTTTGTCTAAAGTGAACCCTGCAAAAGCACAACAATATGTTGAGAAAGCTGCAGCTAAAGGTGTTTTTACTTCAAATGATGACAGCCTTGTTTTAAAACATGATGCAGGACCACAAGGAGTTAAAACAAATCCTATTACTTCATCTTGGGTTAGAAATGACCTTAACGGAGGAGATGCTAATACAAAATACAGCAAAACGTTTATCGATATGTTGAAAAACAATAACGATCCACGTTTAAGAATTTACGCTAAATTGGAAGCTTCAGGAGACAACAATCCTGCAAACCAACAAGGACTTGCAAATGATGCAAAAGAATTTCCGGGAGGAAACAAAAAATTATTCTCAGATCCTAACACTTCTACCGTATTACGTTTAGATGCACCAACTTTGATTATGTCTTATGCTGAGGTACAATTTATATTGGCAGAAGCAGCAGTAAAAGGCTGGAACGTTGGAGGAACAGCACAAAAATATTACGAAGACGGAGTAAGAGCTGCGATGGAAGTTCTGGTTATTTTTGGAGATAAAGTACCAGCAGTTTCGCTTGCAGAATACAACACTTATATTGCTGCTCATCCTTTTAAAGCTACTGGAACAGAAGCTCAAAAAATTGAACAAATTATAACTCAAAAATGGATTGTATTGTTATTCAATGGTTTTGAAGCATTTTCAGAATACAGAAGAACAGGATATCCGGTTTTAGTTCCGGTTAATGATCCTACAGGAGAAACAAAAGGAACTGTACCAAGAAGATTAATTTATGATCAGTCAGAATTGATAACAAATGAGGCTAATTATAAAGCTGCAATAGCTCGCCAAGGGTTGGATTTAATGACAACCAGAATCTGGTGGGATAAACAATAGTTAATAATTTTGGTTAGTTAGTTGAATTAAGCCGGGTAGGAATACCTGTACCACCCGGCTTATTTTTAATTTCTATTTTGATTTTCATTAAATTAGAGGAGTTATATCAGAAACCCGTTCCTGTTTAAAACCTTTTTTTTCGCAAAGACAAGTTGCTTCTGCTGAAAAAGATGGAATTATCATCAAAAGAACATAAAGTGAATGATTGAGTTTTCGATTTTTTTAATTCAAAAGAATTAACAATTTAAAATCAATAATTAATAATTAAAATAAAGCTTGGCAGCCGTAAAAAAGGAAATGATTTCTGGATATTTTGTTAGTTACCTTTTATTCTGATTAAAAACCTAAAGAGAAGGAATAATTGAAAAATCAATTATCCTTCTCAAACTGCCAACGATTGAATTGCAATGTATATATAATATAGTACTCAGTAAGAATGGAATGTAAAAAAAGCTTTTATTGGTTTGTCGGAATTTGTCTTGCCAGTTTTTCATTGGCAGCAAATGCTCAAAACATAGATATAAAAACGGGTTGGCAATATCGGGAAACAAAAACTGAAAAATGGAATCCTGCAACAGTTCCGGGAGAAATCCATACTGATTTATTGAATAATAAAGCAATTCCGGATCCATTTTACAGAGACAATGAGAAAAAATTAGAATGGATCGAAAAGAAAGATTGGGAATATAAAACCACTTTTAAAGTAACTCCCGAAACTTTAAAAAAGAAAAATACAGAACTCGTTTTTGACGGATTAGATACTTATGCGACCGTTTACCTGAACAACCAATTGGTTTTGAAAGCTGATAATATGTTCCTGCAATGGCGTGTAGATGTAAAAAAGATATTGAAATCAGGAAATAACGATTTGGTAATTGTATTTAAATCGGCACAAAATGTAGTTGATTCACTTGCAAAAAAAGATTTACCATTTGTAATTCCGGATAATCCACGTGCTTATGTTCGTAAAGCGCAATATCATTTTGGATGGGATTGGGGACCAAAATTCACCACTTGCGGAATTTGGAAAACGCCAAGATTAGAAGCCTACGACAATAAAAATCCAGAGAAACCATATGTATTAGATCGCAAAATCGAATTGGTACAAGAACCTGATAATGTTGGTAAAACATTCTATTTTAAAATAGATGGAAAGCCAGTTTATATGAAAGGCGCCAATTATATTCCGTCAGATGCTTTTCTATCCAGAGTAACCAAAAAAGAATACGAAAAAGTTATTGGTATGGCCAAAGATGCCAATATGAATATGCTTCGTGTTTGGGGCGGCGGAATTTATGAAGATGATTATTTTTACGATTTATGTGATAAAAACGGAATCTATGTTTGGCAGGATTTTATGTTTGCCGGAACAATGATACCGGGAGATGATGCTTTTTTTGCCAATGTAAAAAAAGAAGTTCAGTATCAGGTTAAGCGTTTACGTCATCATAAAAGTATCGTTTTATGGTGCGGAAATAATGAAATCGACGAAGCCTTTAAAGATTGGGGATGGCAAAAAAGCATGAAAATGCCAAAACAAGATTCGATTCGTTTATGGAAAGATTACGTTCGTTTGTTTCAGGACAGTATTCCAAAATGGGTAAAAGAAGTCGATAATAAACGTCCATATATTAGTTCTTCGCCATCATTTCATTGGTCAAAAGCAAAAAGTTTAACTGAAGGTGATAGCCATTATTGGGGAACCTGGTGGGGATTAGAAGATGTTGAAGCGGTACAAAATAAAACAGGACGTTTTGTGAGCGAATACGGAATGCAGGCAATGCCAAATTATTCTTCTATCGAAAGATTTACGCAGGCTGAAGACCGATATTTATATTCGGATATTTTGCAGGCGCATCAAAAAGCCGGAAAAGGATTTATGAAATTAGATTCGTATTTGAGTCGTTATTTTATTGATTCTGCTAAAATAAGTAAAATGAATGTTGAGGATTATACGTATCTGACACAATGTTTACAGTATTATTCTCTTAAAAATATTATCGGAATCCACCGTTCAAAAGCGCCTTATAATATGGGAACTTTGGTTTGGCAGCTTAACGATTGCTGGCCAGTAGCAAGTTGGAGTGTAACTGATTATTATGACAGACAACCAAAAGCGGCTTGGTATGCAATGAAAGAAGCGTATCGAGATGATAAAACTCCGGAAATTGATTTAACTCGTCCGATAAGTTTAAAACTAGATGATCCAAAAATTACCTGGAAACTAAAAGGAAACAAGCTGACGCTGAAAGCCTTAAAAGATGCAAAATACGTCAATGTTTCGATAAAAGGATACACCGGAAAATGGAGCGATAATTATTTCAGCCTAAAAGCAGGAGAAGAAAAAACAATCACATTTGAAGGAAAAATAGCAAAGCCAGAAGTTAGAGTTTATTCTCTATATGATGTTCTTAAAAGGTACTAAGGTTCTGAGGTGCAAAGGGACAAAGGTTTTCCGTAGAGGCGCACAGCAGTGCGTCTACTTTGCGATCTTTGCGTAAATCATTGCGTACTTTGCGGTTAAATTTTTAGGTTCAAAAATTAAAAAAATATCTGTGTAAATCAGTTTAACCCGTATCATCCGTGGCCCATCATTTAAGCAAGTCAAAATAAAAAACAATAATATGATTACAAAATACAAACAAATTGTTTTCGCTATAATTATGTTAGTCAATTTATCTGCAATTTCGCAGGAAAAGAAAGCAAAACAAGCTAGTTTAGATTACACCCAATATGTAAATCCGTTTATAGGATCTGCAGGTCACGGACACGTATTTGTGGGCGCCAATGTTCCTTTTGGAGCCGTACAATTAGGTCCCGTAAATGTGTTTGAAGGTTGGGATTGGTGCAGCGGATACAACTATGCAAGTAACACAATTCTAGGATTCACGCACACGCATTTAAGCGGAACCGGAATTGGAGATTTAAACGATATTTTGCTACTTCCTGTTTCAGGAAAAGTGCCACTTACCAAAGGAACAAAAGAAGATATGGCAACTGGTTACGGTTCTTATTTCTCTCATAAAAACGAAGTAAGCAAAGCCGGATATTACAGCGTTTTATTAGATAAATACAAAATCAAAGCCGAGTTAACCGCCAGCGAAAGAGTCGGTTTTCATAAATATACTTTTAATTCTACTACAGATAATCACGTTTTACTTGATCTTGCAGACGGAATAGGTTGGGATAAACCAGTAAAAACGTTTATCAAAAAAATCAATGAAACTACTCTTGCAGGATACAGATATTCTGCGGGTTGGGCGGCTGATCAACGTATTTTCTTTACGATCGAATTTTCAGAACCAATTTCAAATATTACACTTTACGACAATACAACGGCTGTTTCCGGAAACGAAGGAGAAGGTTTAAAAATGAAAGCCGTTTTGGATTTCAAGACTTTAAAAAACAAACAAGTTTTAGTAAAAGTAGGGATTTCTCCGGTAAGTTATGAGAACGCTTCTGCGAATATTAAAGCGGAGATTCCGGGTTGGGATTTTAATGCTGTAGCAAAAGAAGCGACTTCAAAATGGAACAAAGAATTAAATAAAATTCAGATCAAAGGAGATGATAAAACCATGAAAGTTTTTTACACTGCTTTGTATCACACCATGTTTGCGCCGTCTATTTTCAACGATGTAAACGGAGATTATAGAGGAACAGACAAGAAAGTTTACGAAAAAGCAAATTTCACAAACTACACGACTTTCTCACTTTGGGATACATATCGTGGTTTACATCCTTTATACACGATTACACAACCGGATAAAATCAACGATATCGTTAAGTCATTTTTGGCAATCTACGAACAGCAAGGCAGATTACCGGTTTGGCATTTAATGGGCAATGAAACCAATACGATGAACGGAAATCACTCGATTGCTGTTATTGTTGATGCTTATATGAAAGGTTACAGAGATTACGATACCGCATTGGCATACGAAGCCATCAAAAAAACGGCGATGCAAACGCGTGACGGAATGGATTATGTTCAAAAATTAGAATATATTCCTGCTGATAAAATGTTAGAATCCGTTGGGAATGCTTTAGAATATGCAATTGATGATTATTGTGTGGCACAAATGGCAAAATCTTTAGGCAAAACAGATGATTATAATTATTTCACTAAAAGAGCTAATTTGTACAAACTTTATTTCGATAAAGAAACTACTTTCATGAGAGGGAAATTGACTGATGGAAATTGGAGAACACCATTTAACCCGCTTTCGTCAGCACATCGTAAAGACGATTATGTTGAGGGAAATGCGTGGCAATACACTTGGTTGGTTCCTCAGGATCCTTACGGTTTAATTGAATTATTTGGAAATGATGATAAGTTTTTAGCTAAATTAGATTCACTTTTCTTAATCACAGATAAAGTAGAAGGAGAAGAAATTTCACCGGATATTAGTGGATTAATTGGTCAATATGCACAAGGAAATGAGCCAAATCACCATATTCCATATTTATATGCTTATGCAGGACAACCTTGGAAAACAGCAAAATTAATTCGTGAAATTGATGATAAATTCTACTCGACAAAACCGGACGGATTATGCGGAAATGAAGATTTAGGACAAATGTCGGCTTGGTATGTTTTCTCTTCAATGGGATTTTATTCGGTTAATCCGGCAAACGGAATTTATGTTTTAGGAAGTCCGTTGGTAAATACAGCGACAATTCATCATAAAGAAGGAATTTCGTTTACTTTGAATGCAATCGATAATAGCAAAACAAATATCTATATTCAAAAAGCAGAATATAACGGAAAGCCTTATACAAAATCATACATTACACATGATATGATCGTAAAAGGAGGAGAATTAAAATTGTTTATGGGAAGTAAACCATCGACAACTTTTGGAGTAAAAAAGGAAGATAGACCTATTTAGAATTTAGAATATAGAATATAGAATATAGAATATAGATTTTAGAGGTGTTTTTTAGTCACAGTTTTTAGTTTTCAGATCACATTTTACAACACACAATTCACACAAAATGAAAATAAAGAGTTTAATTTTTTTAGGGGTAATGCAGTGCTTTTTTGCAGCAAACGCGCAAGTTAAAACTTTAGATCCTGTAGAATATGTAAATCCTTTAATGGGAACACAATCTTTGCATAGTCTTTCGAACGGAAATACTTATCCTGCAATTTGTCGACCTTGGGGAATGAATTTCTGGACGCCACAAACCGGAAAAATGGGCGACGGATGGGCGTATATTTATACCGCAGAAAAGATTAGAGGATTCAAGCAAACGCATCAGCCATCGCCTTGGATAAACGATTACGGACAGTTTTCGATCATGCCGGTAACCGGAAAATTGACTTTTGAAGAAAACGAAAGAGCGAGCTGGTTCAGCCATAAAGCTGAGGTTTCAAAGCCATATTATTACAGCGTATACCTTGCTGATTATGATGTAACGACCGAAATTACTGCAACAGAAAGAGCAGCACATTTTCAGATTACCTTTCCTGAAAATGAGCATTCTTCTATTGTAATCGATGCTTTTGATAAAGGATCTTATATCAAAATAATTCCGTCAGAAAATAAAATTATAGGATATACAACACGCAATAGTGGTGGCGTTCCGGAGAACTTTAAGAACTATTTTGTACTACAATTCGATAAACCATTTGCTACTAATTATACGTGGCATGATAAAATTTTAGAAAAAGACAAATTAGAATTAAAAGAAAATCATGTTGGTGCAATTGTCGGTTTCAAAACTAAAAAAGGAGAAATCGTAAACGTAAAAGTTTCCTCTTCATTTATCAGTCAGGAACAAGCTGAGTTGAATTTAAAGAATGAATTAGGAACTTCTTCATTTAATGAAACTGTAGCGCAATCAAAACAAGAATGGAATAAAGTTTTAGGAAAATTATCTGCTGAAGGTGGAAGCGAAGAACAACTAAAAACGTTTTACTCCAGTTTATACCGTACCGCTTGTTTTCCGCAAAAGCAATATGAAGTAAATGCAAAAGGAGAAATCGTGCATTACAGCCCGTATAATGGACAAGTTTTACCGGGTTATATGTTTGCAGGAACAGGATTTTGGGATACTTTCAGAGCTTTATACCCTTTGTTAAATTTAGTTTATCCTTCTATCAATACAGAAATGCAGCAAGGATTAATCAACGATTATAAAGAAGGTGGTTTCTTGCCGGAATGGTCAAGTCCGGGATTCAGAGATGTAATGGTTGGGAATAACTCCGCTTCTGTAGTTGCTGATGCTTATATCAAAGGATTACGAGGATACGATATCAATAAATTGTATGAAGCTTTATTACATGGCGCCAATAACGAAGGTCCATTAGAAGCTGTAGGAAGAAAAGGAGTGGAGTATTACAACACTTTAGGTTATGTTCCTTATGATGTGAAAATCAATGAAAATGCAGCCAGAACATTAGAATATGCTTACGATGATTTCTCGATTTGGAAATTGGCTAAAGCCTTAAATCGTCCTAAAAAAGAAATTAATTTATACGAAAAACGAATGATGAATTATAAGAATCTTTATAATCCGTCAATTGGTTTAATGAGCGGTAGAAATAAAGACGGAAGCTTCCCAAAAGATTTCAATCCGTTTAAATGGGGAGATGCTTTTACCGAAGGAAATGCGTGGCATTACAGCTGGAGTGTTTTTCATGACGTAAATGGTTTGATTAATTTAATGGGCGGTGAGAAAAAATTCACCGCAAAATTAGATGCAGTTTTCTCAACTCCGCCAATTTTTGATGATAGTTATTATGGTGCAGTTATTCATGAAATCCGTGAAATGCAAATCATGAATATGGGACAATATGCTCACGGAAATCAACCTATTCAGCACATGATTTATTTGTACAATTATGCGGGTGAACCTTGGAAAACTCAATATTGGTCTCGTGAAGTGATGAACCGTTTATACAAACCAACTCCTGACGGATATTGCGGAGATGAAGATAACGGACAAACTTCTGCCTGGTATGTTTTCTCTGCAATGGGATTCTATCCAGTTTGTCCGGGAACAGACGAATATGTTCTTGGAGCACCATTATTTAAGAAATTAACCTTGCAATTAGAAAACGGAAAACAATTAGTAATCAATGCACCAAACAATTCTGAAACCAATAAATATGTTCAGGATTTAAAATGGAACAATGCAACTCATACCAAAAATTTCATCAATCATTTTGATGTATTAAAAGGCGGAGAGTTAAATTTTGACATGAGCAGTAAACCTAATTTACAAAGAGGAACTTCGGCAAGTTCTTATCCATATTCTTATTCAACTTCAAAATAATACTATGCAATCACGTAGAAAATTTATAAAAAACACAGGGATTTTTTCAGCAGGATTATTGGCACTTCAAACCGATGTTTTCGGAATGAATTCAGATGCTTTCAATTTTGCTTTGAAAGATTTTATTACGAAAAGACCACCTTTAGGCGAAAGAAAATTTACGAGTAAAGCCGTTGAAGCCGCAATCGTAAGAATCAAAAAGCAAATCGCAAATCCGGAATTGGCTTGGTTGTTCGAAAACTGTTTTCCAAACACTTTAGATACAACTGTAGATTTTGAAATCATC
This genomic window from Flavobacterium sp. 9 contains:
- a CDS encoding SusD/RagB family nutrient-binding outer membrane lipoprotein; amino-acid sequence: MKNKFIKIFCIAIVGAMTLTSCDKGFEEMNTNPNALTDPAIKSMFTLAEIYVDGQDYSNTRGNNAYAAQIVQQFSSLGGPGSKYTYSSEYSGSLFGESYGKGLNQIFQLLSVVPNSPENSNMIQACRIMKVFMFQKLTDTYGEIPYFEAGKGYNGNVFAPKYDTQEAIYNDLLKELDEAGTALDANKAFVGSADLYYQSDVAKWKKLANSLMLRVAMRLSKVNPAKAQQYVEKAAAKGVFTSNDDSLVLKHDAGPQGVKTNPITSSWVRNDLNGGDANTKYSKTFIDMLKNNNDPRLRIYAKLEASGDNNPANQQGLANDAKEFPGGNKKLFSDPNTSTVLRLDAPTLIMSYAEVQFILAEAAVKGWNVGGTAQKYYEDGVRAAMEVLVIFGDKVPAVSLAEYNTYIAAHPFKATGTEAQKIEQIITQKWIVLLFNGFEAFSEYRRTGYPVLVPVNDPTGETKGTVPRRLIYDQSELITNEANYKAAIARQGLDLMTTRIWWDKQ
- a CDS encoding glycoside hydrolase family 2 protein, whose product is MECKKSFYWFVGICLASFSLAANAQNIDIKTGWQYRETKTEKWNPATVPGEIHTDLLNNKAIPDPFYRDNEKKLEWIEKKDWEYKTTFKVTPETLKKKNTELVFDGLDTYATVYLNNQLVLKADNMFLQWRVDVKKILKSGNNDLVIVFKSAQNVVDSLAKKDLPFVIPDNPRAYVRKAQYHFGWDWGPKFTTCGIWKTPRLEAYDNKNPEKPYVLDRKIELVQEPDNVGKTFYFKIDGKPVYMKGANYIPSDAFLSRVTKKEYEKVIGMAKDANMNMLRVWGGGIYEDDYFYDLCDKNGIYVWQDFMFAGTMIPGDDAFFANVKKEVQYQVKRLRHHKSIVLWCGNNEIDEAFKDWGWQKSMKMPKQDSIRLWKDYVRLFQDSIPKWVKEVDNKRPYISSSPSFHWSKAKSLTEGDSHYWGTWWGLEDVEAVQNKTGRFVSEYGMQAMPNYSSIERFTQAEDRYLYSDILQAHQKAGKGFMKLDSYLSRYFIDSAKISKMNVEDYTYLTQCLQYYSLKNIIGIHRSKAPYNMGTLVWQLNDCWPVASWSVTDYYDRQPKAAWYAMKEAYRDDKTPEIDLTRPISLKLDDPKITWKLKGNKLTLKALKDAKYVNVSIKGYTGKWSDNYFSLKAGEEKTITFEGKIAKPEVRVYSLYDVLKRY
- a CDS encoding GH92 family glycosyl hydrolase → MITKYKQIVFAIIMLVNLSAISQEKKAKQASLDYTQYVNPFIGSAGHGHVFVGANVPFGAVQLGPVNVFEGWDWCSGYNYASNTILGFTHTHLSGTGIGDLNDILLLPVSGKVPLTKGTKEDMATGYGSYFSHKNEVSKAGYYSVLLDKYKIKAELTASERVGFHKYTFNSTTDNHVLLDLADGIGWDKPVKTFIKKINETTLAGYRYSAGWAADQRIFFTIEFSEPISNITLYDNTTAVSGNEGEGLKMKAVLDFKTLKNKQVLVKVGISPVSYENASANIKAEIPGWDFNAVAKEATSKWNKELNKIQIKGDDKTMKVFYTALYHTMFAPSIFNDVNGDYRGTDKKVYEKANFTNYTTFSLWDTYRGLHPLYTITQPDKINDIVKSFLAIYEQQGRLPVWHLMGNETNTMNGNHSIAVIVDAYMKGYRDYDTALAYEAIKKTAMQTRDGMDYVQKLEYIPADKMLESVGNALEYAIDDYCVAQMAKSLGKTDDYNYFTKRANLYKLYFDKETTFMRGKLTDGNWRTPFNPLSSAHRKDDYVEGNAWQYTWLVPQDPYGLIELFGNDDKFLAKLDSLFLITDKVEGEEISPDISGLIGQYAQGNEPNHHIPYLYAYAGQPWKTAKLIREIDDKFYSTKPDGLCGNEDLGQMSAWYVFSSMGFYSVNPANGIYVLGSPLVNTATIHHKEGISFTLNAIDNSKTNIYIQKAEYNGKPYTKSYITHDMIVKGGELKLFMGSKPSTTFGVKKEDRPI
- a CDS encoding GH92 family glycosyl hydrolase, which encodes MKIKSLIFLGVMQCFFAANAQVKTLDPVEYVNPLMGTQSLHSLSNGNTYPAICRPWGMNFWTPQTGKMGDGWAYIYTAEKIRGFKQTHQPSPWINDYGQFSIMPVTGKLTFEENERASWFSHKAEVSKPYYYSVYLADYDVTTEITATERAAHFQITFPENEHSSIVIDAFDKGSYIKIIPSENKIIGYTTRNSGGVPENFKNYFVLQFDKPFATNYTWHDKILEKDKLELKENHVGAIVGFKTKKGEIVNVKVSSSFISQEQAELNLKNELGTSSFNETVAQSKQEWNKVLGKLSAEGGSEEQLKTFYSSLYRTACFPQKQYEVNAKGEIVHYSPYNGQVLPGYMFAGTGFWDTFRALYPLLNLVYPSINTEMQQGLINDYKEGGFLPEWSSPGFRDVMVGNNSASVVADAYIKGLRGYDINKLYEALLHGANNEGPLEAVGRKGVEYYNTLGYVPYDVKINENAARTLEYAYDDFSIWKLAKALNRPKKEINLYEKRMMNYKNLYNPSIGLMSGRNKDGSFPKDFNPFKWGDAFTEGNAWHYSWSVFHDVNGLINLMGGEKKFTAKLDAVFSTPPIFDDSYYGAVIHEIREMQIMNMGQYAHGNQPIQHMIYLYNYAGEPWKTQYWSREVMNRLYKPTPDGYCGDEDNGQTSAWYVFSAMGFYPVCPGTDEYVLGAPLFKKLTLQLENGKQLVINAPNNSETNKYVQDLKWNNATHTKNFINHFDVLKGGELNFDMSSKPNLQRGTSASSYPYSYSTSK